Proteins from one bacterium genomic window:
- the hemE gene encoding uroporphyrinogen decarboxylase, which translates to MSNVKDSIFLKNLRGEPTDRTPIWVMRQAGRYLPEYMKVREKYSFNELCRTPEAACEVTLQPIRRFGFDAAIMFSDILTPLEAMGAPFDFSQGGPKLERPVRSEGEIRALRTYDAREGTDFVAAAIKLMKAELGDKTPLIGFSGSPFTLASYLIEGGGSKEYENLKTMLYSRPELLQELLDKLGEQTLDYLRMQVEAGVDAVQVFDTWGGILHPADYAKHVLPVVRRIMDGLKDTGVPRIYFLKGSAPFNHLIRDLDVEAFGVDWTQDLSRAIDEMGGKAVQGNLDPLVLYGDKSEIRRRALEICEKGTAARGHVFNLGHGILPKAPIDAVETLVETVQGFRRV; encoded by the coding sequence GTGAGTAACGTCAAGGACAGCATCTTCCTCAAGAACCTCCGCGGCGAGCCCACCGACCGCACCCCCATCTGGGTCATGCGCCAGGCCGGACGCTACCTGCCCGAGTACATGAAGGTGCGCGAGAAGTACTCGTTCAACGAGCTCTGCCGGACGCCCGAGGCGGCCTGCGAGGTGACCCTGCAGCCCATCCGGCGCTTCGGCTTCGACGCGGCGATCATGTTCTCCGACATCCTGACGCCGCTGGAGGCCATGGGCGCCCCCTTCGATTTCTCGCAGGGCGGCCCGAAACTGGAACGGCCCGTGCGAAGCGAGGGCGAGATCCGGGCATTGCGCACGTACGACGCGCGCGAGGGCACCGACTTCGTGGCCGCCGCCATCAAGCTGATGAAGGCCGAACTGGGCGACAAGACGCCCCTGATCGGCTTCTCCGGCTCCCCCTTCACCCTGGCCTCGTACCTGATCGAGGGGGGCGGTTCGAAGGAGTACGAGAACCTCAAGACCATGCTGTACAGCCGGCCCGAGCTGCTCCAGGAGTTGCTGGACAAGCTCGGTGAGCAGACATTGGACTACCTGCGCATGCAGGTCGAGGCGGGCGTGGACGCCGTGCAGGTCTTCGACACCTGGGGCGGCATCCTGCACCCGGCCGACTACGCCAAGCACGTGCTGCCGGTCGTCCGCCGGATCATGGACGGCCTGAAGGACACCGGGGTGCCCCGCATCTACTTCCTGAAGGGCAGCGCGCCGTTCAACCACCTGATCCGCGACCTCGACGTCGAGGCCTTCGGGGTGGACTGGACCCAGGACCTGAGCCGGGCCATCGACGAGATGGGCGGCAAGGCGGTGCAGGGCAACCTGGACCCCCTGGTGCTGTACGGCGACAAGAGCGAGATCCGGCGCCGGGCGCTGGAGATCTGCGAGAAGGGCACGGCGGCCCGCGGCCACGTGTTCAACCTGGGCCACGGCATCCTGCCGAAGGCCCCCATCGACGCGGTGGAGACCCTGGTCGAGACGGTCCAGGGCTTCCGGCGGGTCTAG
- the hemN gene encoding oxygen-independent coproporphyrinogen III oxidase yields MSLHIPAEFVEKYNKPGPRYTSYPTVPAWQPGFGQDDYREALRELAADRPEDELAIYLHLPFCAKACHYCGCNMIVDHTRGAVELYLDRVERELAMVTDIIGTGRKVVQFHWGGGTPNFLNEAQTERALKLFRDAYAFQPGAEVSLEVDPRIATPEQVAFFRQAGFSRISLGVQDFDVGVQKAIGRNQARERTEKVYAGCRDAGFAGVNVDLVYGLPGQTRETFQDTLTGILAMAPDRVACFSYAHVPWVRPNQEKVDTTIMLEGYDKFQLFMLTVDMFQDADYTWIGIDHFAKKDDELSVALREKKLHRNFMGYATKPAPHMLAFGMSGIGDVCDRFVQNAAEMSPWEQAVDAGALPIVKGHKLSEDDKLRRMTILNLMCNLELPWSLTEAKYGAPVNELLEESLAALPPLIEDGLCVMDDTGLRITPKGRYFVRNVAMTMDAYLDKGKAIFSKTV; encoded by the coding sequence ATGTCCCTGCACATCCCTGCCGAGTTCGTCGAGAAGTACAACAAGCCGGGCCCGCGCTACACGAGCTACCCCACGGTGCCGGCGTGGCAGCCGGGCTTCGGCCAGGACGACTACCGCGAGGCCCTGCGCGAGCTGGCCGCTGATCGTCCGGAAGATGAACTGGCCATCTACCTGCACCTGCCCTTCTGCGCCAAGGCCTGCCACTACTGCGGCTGCAACATGATCGTCGACCACACCAGGGGCGCGGTGGAGCTGTACCTCGACCGGGTGGAGCGCGAGCTGGCCATGGTGACCGACATCATCGGCACCGGCCGCAAGGTCGTGCAGTTCCACTGGGGCGGCGGCACGCCCAACTTCCTCAACGAGGCCCAGACCGAGCGGGCGCTGAAGCTCTTCCGCGACGCCTACGCCTTCCAGCCGGGGGCCGAGGTCTCCCTGGAGGTCGATCCGCGCATCGCCACGCCGGAGCAGGTCGCCTTCTTCCGGCAGGCCGGCTTCAGCCGCATCAGCCTCGGCGTGCAGGACTTCGACGTGGGCGTGCAGAAGGCCATCGGCCGCAACCAGGCCCGCGAGCGCACCGAGAAGGTGTACGCGGGCTGCCGCGACGCCGGCTTCGCGGGCGTGAACGTCGACCTGGTCTACGGCCTGCCCGGCCAGACCCGCGAGACCTTCCAGGACACCCTGACCGGCATCCTGGCCATGGCGCCGGACCGCGTGGCGTGCTTCAGCTACGCCCACGTGCCCTGGGTGCGCCCCAACCAGGAGAAGGTCGACACGACGATCATGCTCGAGGGGTACGACAAGTTCCAGCTCTTCATGCTGACGGTCGACATGTTCCAGGACGCCGACTACACCTGGATCGGCATCGACCACTTCGCGAAGAAGGACGACGAGCTCTCGGTGGCCCTGCGCGAGAAGAAGCTGCACCGGAACTTCATGGGCTACGCCACCAAACCCGCCCCCCACATGCTCGCCTTCGGCATGAGCGGCATCGGCGACGTGTGCGACCGCTTCGTCCAGAACGCGGCCGAGATGTCGCCCTGGGAGCAGGCCGTCGACGCCGGCGCGCTGCCCATCGTCAAGGGCCACAAGCTCAGCGAGGACGACAAGCTGCGCCGGATGACGATCCTGAACCTGATGTGCAACCTCGAGCTGCCCTGGTCGCTGACCGAGGCGAAGTACGGCGCGCCGGTGAACGAGCTGCTCGAGGAGAGTCTCGCCGCGCTGCCGCCGCTGATCGAGGACGGCCTCTGCGTGATGGACGACACCGGCCTGCGCATCACGCCCAAGGGCCGCTACTTCGTGCGCAACGTGGCCATGACCATGGACGCGTACCTGGACAAGGGGAAGGCGATCTTCTCGAAGACCGTCTAG
- the hemH gene encoding ferrochelatase, whose amino-acid sequence MANQKRSIDKYGRDRLDPRRVTGLVFCGMGGPDGPDAVEPFLRNLFADPEIFPLPRLIAGFVGGRIAKKRAPKVAGDYARIARDSITPQLPITRRQAARVAAALARTGRRTIPGIAMRYWHPFPDAATRELRAAGAEQYLVVPMYPQFSWSTNGSTLDFVLDGLRRGHPDAPVHIVPDWHLLDGYVRALAAPAVRNLSAWAAAGEDPATTGFFYVAHSMPESFIRKGDPYLDRTLETVAAVHAVVRREVAAAGHGAWLDALMAGGAASKLVFQSKVGPIKWLGPEIAEETPRLAGEGLRRLFVQPVSFTCEHIETMLELGIDLKETAHAAGIADFRRGPALNLNATWLDGLTALLLDEAFAPEVESLAADS is encoded by the coding sequence TTGGCCAATCAGAAGCGCTCGATCGACAAGTACGGACGCGACCGGCTCGATCCCCGCAGGGTGACCGGGCTGGTCTTCTGCGGCATGGGCGGCCCCGACGGCCCCGACGCCGTGGAGCCCTTCCTGCGCAACCTCTTCGCCGACCCGGAGATCTTCCCCCTGCCGCGCCTGATCGCCGGCTTCGTGGGCGGCCGGATCGCGAAGAAGCGCGCCCCCAAGGTGGCCGGCGACTACGCCCGGATCGCCAGGGACTCGATCACGCCCCAGCTGCCGATCACGCGCCGCCAGGCCGCGCGGGTGGCCGCGGCCCTCGCGCGGACCGGACGCCGCACCATCCCGGGCATCGCCATGCGGTACTGGCATCCCTTCCCCGACGCCGCGACCCGCGAGCTGCGCGCCGCCGGCGCCGAGCAGTACCTCGTGGTGCCCATGTACCCCCAGTTCAGCTGGTCGACCAACGGCAGCACCCTCGACTTCGTGCTCGACGGCCTGCGGCGCGGACACCCCGACGCGCCCGTGCACATCGTGCCCGACTGGCACCTGCTCGACGGCTACGTCAGGGCCCTGGCGGCCCCGGCGGTGCGCAACCTCTCGGCCTGGGCGGCGGCGGGCGAGGATCCGGCCACGACCGGCTTCTTCTACGTGGCCCACTCCATGCCCGAGAGCTTCATCCGCAAGGGCGACCCCTACCTCGACCGCACCCTCGAGACGGTGGCCGCCGTGCACGCGGTCGTGCGGCGCGAGGTGGCCGCGGCCGGCCACGGCGCCTGGCTCGACGCCCTGATGGCCGGGGGCGCCGCGAGCAAGCTCGTCTTCCAGAGCAAGGTCGGCCCCATCAAGTGGCTCGGCCCCGAGATCGCCGAAGAGACCCCGCGCCTGGCCGGCGAGGGGCTCCGGCGGCTCTTCGTGCAGCCGGTGAGCTTCACCTGCGAGCACATCGAGACCATGCTCGAACTGGGCATCGACCTGAAGGAGACGGCCCACGCGGCCGGCATCGCCGACTTCCGGCGCGGGCCCGCCCTGAACCTGAACGCCACGTGGCTCGACGGCCTGACCGCCCTGCTGCTCGACGAGGCGTTCGCCCCGGAGGTGGAGTCCCTTGCAGCCGACTCCTGA
- the hemG gene encoding protoporphyrinogen oxidase, translating into MQPTPERAPRRIAVIGGGVAGLATALDLLDRADASGAAIAVTVFERGPAPGGNLQTIREDGWQLEWGPNGFLDNEPATLRLVARLGLDDDLVRSSDAARRRFLLVDGRLQEIPTSPGAFLGSRLLPLGGKLRMARELFVPPRRDLGRAAVDPATDETIAEFGRRRLGPAFTEIMLDPMVKGIFGGEAEELSLAAAFPRMVELERDHGGLFRAMIALGRQRKREKKSATDAGPSGTLHSFRGGMGQLVGTLARTLADDPRAAVLTDADVSSLTRDGDGWTVHVGGAAQGPFAAVVEASPAHAAARHLRAVDERLTEVLDRIPYAPMAVIALGFRRENVGHDLDGFGLLVPGRENRDLLGALWTSSIFPGRAPAGHVLLRCMAGGAGNPGVMELDDAAMTDLILSELRPLLHLKGAPAMVRVIRHERAIAQYTRGHLARLARLDELAAGQPGLHLTGSSYRGVSVNYCLKEAELAADRVLAALARPDAAAAEVV; encoded by the coding sequence TTGCAGCCGACTCCTGAGCGCGCGCCCCGGCGGATCGCCGTGATCGGCGGCGGCGTGGCCGGTCTGGCCACCGCCCTCGACCTGCTCGACCGCGCCGACGCCTCCGGCGCCGCGATCGCCGTCACGGTTTTCGAGCGCGGCCCCGCGCCCGGCGGCAACCTGCAGACCATCCGCGAGGACGGCTGGCAGCTCGAGTGGGGACCGAACGGCTTCCTCGACAACGAGCCGGCCACCTTGCGCCTCGTCGCACGGCTGGGTCTGGACGACGACCTCGTGCGCAGCAGCGACGCCGCCCGCCGGCGCTTCCTCCTCGTCGACGGCCGCCTGCAGGAGATCCCCACCTCGCCCGGCGCCTTCCTCGGCTCGCGGCTGCTGCCCCTCGGCGGCAAGCTGCGCATGGCCCGCGAGCTCTTCGTGCCGCCGCGGCGCGACCTGGGCCGGGCCGCCGTCGATCCGGCCACCGACGAGACCATCGCCGAGTTCGGGCGCCGGCGCCTGGGCCCGGCCTTCACCGAGATCATGCTCGACCCCATGGTGAAGGGCATCTTCGGAGGCGAGGCCGAGGAGCTCAGCCTGGCCGCGGCCTTCCCCCGCATGGTCGAACTCGAGCGGGACCACGGCGGGCTCTTCAGGGCCATGATCGCCCTGGGCCGCCAGCGCAAACGCGAGAAGAAGTCGGCCACCGACGCCGGGCCCAGCGGCACCCTGCACTCGTTCCGCGGCGGCATGGGCCAGCTCGTCGGCACGCTGGCGCGGACCCTGGCCGACGACCCGCGCGCCGCGGTCCTGACCGACGCCGATGTCTCCTCCCTGACGCGCGACGGCGACGGCTGGACCGTCCACGTCGGCGGCGCCGCCCAGGGGCCCTTCGCCGCCGTCGTCGAGGCCTCGCCCGCCCACGCCGCGGCCCGGCACCTGCGGGCCGTGGACGAGCGGCTCACCGAAGTCCTCGATCGCATCCCCTACGCGCCCATGGCCGTGATCGCCCTCGGCTTCCGCCGCGAGAACGTGGGGCACGACCTCGACGGCTTCGGACTCCTGGTGCCCGGCCGCGAGAACCGCGACCTGCTCGGCGCCCTGTGGACGAGCAGCATCTTCCCGGGCCGCGCCCCGGCGGGACACGTGCTGCTGCGCTGCATGGCCGGCGGCGCGGGCAATCCCGGCGTCATGGAGCTCGACGACGCGGCCATGACCGACCTCATCCTGAGCGAGCTGCGCCCCCTGCTGCACCTGAAGGGCGCACCGGCCATGGTGCGCGTGATCCGGCACGAGCGCGCGATCGCCCAGTACACGCGCGGGCACCTGGCGCGCCTCGCGCGGCTCGACGAGCTGGCGGCCGGACAGCCCGGCCTGCACCTGACGGGCAGCTCGTACCGGGGCGTGTCCGTGAACTACTGCCTGAAGGAAGCGGAACTCGCCGCCGACCGCGTGTTGGCGGCCCTGGCGCGGCCCGACGCGGCCGCAGCGGAGGTGGTGTGA
- the ccsA gene encoding cytochrome c biogenesis protein CcsA: protein MGVLHSVFLVLLPMVYLVVWATYMWLFLKDHPLARRLATRLALTAVVLDLAAEIHQAFELQRLPMGSPLEFMGLLAWALLATYLVIEKRLGAKNTGFLITGMAFLLRFLSSALTRPVHEASPFLSDPGFAGHAVLILLAYTALSLSFLYAILYLILARQLMRRQFGLLFRRLPSLDILERMSIGGVELGLPLLFLALCLGHLWMYDLAERVSPEMAAMLSPWDPKILATWVIFLAYVAGLAGYHFLGWRGRRMNIMAVVGYLTVMAAMGAIQHFFPSFHKFRPDPARAETGLLREGPAAADHLQVPGGRG, encoded by the coding sequence ATGGGAGTGCTCCACTCGGTCTTCCTGGTCCTGCTGCCCATGGTGTACCTCGTGGTGTGGGCCACCTACATGTGGCTCTTCCTCAAGGACCACCCCCTGGCGCGACGCCTGGCGACCCGGCTGGCCCTGACCGCGGTCGTGCTCGACCTGGCGGCCGAGATCCACCAGGCCTTCGAACTGCAGCGGCTGCCCATGGGCAGCCCGCTGGAGTTCATGGGCCTGCTGGCCTGGGCCCTGCTCGCGACCTATCTGGTCATCGAGAAGCGGCTCGGGGCGAAGAACACCGGCTTCCTCATCACCGGCATGGCCTTCCTGCTGCGCTTCCTCTCGAGCGCCCTGACGCGTCCCGTGCACGAGGCCAGTCCGTTCCTCTCGGATCCGGGCTTCGCCGGCCACGCCGTGCTGATCCTCCTGGCCTACACGGCCCTGAGCCTCAGCTTCCTCTACGCCATCCTGTACCTGATCCTGGCGCGGCAGCTCATGCGGCGCCAGTTCGGCCTGCTCTTCCGGCGGCTGCCGTCGCTGGACATCCTCGAGCGCATGAGCATCGGCGGCGTCGAGCTGGGCCTGCCGCTGCTCTTCCTCGCCCTCTGCCTGGGCCACCTGTGGATGTACGACCTGGCCGAACGCGTGAGCCCCGAGATGGCCGCCATGCTCAGCCCGTGGGATCCGAAGATCCTCGCCACCTGGGTGATCTTCCTGGCCTACGTGGCCGGCCTGGCGGGCTACCACTTCCTGGGCTGGCGGGGCCGGCGCATGAACATCATGGCCGTCGTGGGCTACCTGACGGTGATGGCCGCCATGGGCGCCATCCAGCACTTCTTCCCGAGCTTCCACAAGTTCCGGCCCGATCCGGCGCGGGCCGAGACGGGCCTGCTGCGCGAGGGACCGGCCGCTGCCGACCACCTGCAGGTGCCCGGAGGTCGGGGATGA
- the hemA gene encoding glutamyl-tRNA reductase, which yields MTHLTTLHVRSINHKYAPTEVREKAHIEEDKAVALMQVMSEQPAGEGRPAVGIPGCVSVIPVSTCNRTEIYLEVRQGHDADGILRAGLETVGLDTNLFLGAYAQKLDGLPAIEHLFRVSAGLESMMLGEPQISGQLKDAYRLARGRGEVGPGLLRAFQGSFRAGKRVRTETKISTGAVSVAFAAVELARKFFDHLSHQRAALVGAGETGALAARHFLQHEIGELTVVNRSHDRAVALAETLMAEKLAGLGRTAREGGVDPATMPPLENDGTIKARPWEELTDALAHADVILSTTGATEPVITPDMVEIAVHRRKGKPLFLLDIAVPRDIHPDVARVRGAFVFGLDDLDEIIEGNLAARQGQVPQAERIIREEIVEFQQWLDDVDLRPTVAEFRSYLEELKDKQVGFVRKKQSDEVAAAVDASLQQFIKKVLGRSMATLKAADSREERERDLKTLRRIFGENDD from the coding sequence ATGACCCATCTGACGACCCTGCACGTCCGGAGCATCAACCACAAGTACGCCCCGACCGAGGTGCGCGAGAAGGCGCACATCGAGGAGGACAAGGCGGTCGCCCTCATGCAGGTCATGAGCGAGCAGCCGGCCGGCGAGGGTCGTCCGGCCGTGGGCATCCCGGGCTGCGTGTCGGTGATCCCCGTCTCGACCTGCAACCGCACCGAGATCTACCTCGAGGTGCGGCAGGGCCACGACGCCGACGGCATCCTGCGCGCCGGCCTCGAGACCGTGGGCCTGGACACGAACCTCTTCCTCGGCGCCTACGCCCAGAAACTCGACGGCCTGCCCGCCATCGAGCACCTGTTCCGCGTGTCGGCGGGCCTGGAGAGCATGATGCTGGGCGAGCCCCAGATCTCGGGCCAGCTGAAGGACGCCTACCGCCTGGCGCGCGGCCGCGGCGAGGTGGGACCGGGCCTGCTCCGGGCCTTCCAGGGCTCGTTCCGCGCCGGCAAGCGCGTGCGCACCGAGACGAAGATCTCCACCGGCGCCGTGAGCGTGGCCTTCGCCGCGGTCGAGCTGGCGCGCAAGTTCTTCGACCACCTCAGCCACCAGCGGGCGGCCCTGGTCGGGGCCGGCGAGACCGGCGCCCTCGCGGCGCGGCACTTCCTGCAGCACGAGATCGGCGAGCTCACCGTGGTCAACCGCAGCCACGACAGGGCGGTGGCCCTGGCCGAGACCCTCATGGCCGAGAAGCTGGCCGGCCTGGGGCGCACGGCCCGCGAGGGCGGCGTCGATCCGGCCACCATGCCCCCGCTCGAGAACGACGGCACGATCAAGGCCCGCCCGTGGGAGGAACTGACCGACGCCCTCGCCCACGCCGACGTGATCCTCAGCACCACCGGCGCCACCGAGCCCGTGATCACGCCCGACATGGTCGAGATCGCGGTGCACCGGCGGAAGGGCAAACCCCTGTTCCTGCTCGACATCGCCGTGCCGCGCGACATCCATCCGGACGTGGCGCGGGTGCGCGGCGCCTTCGTCTTCGGCCTCGACGACCTCGACGAGATCATCGAGGGCAACCTGGCCGCGCGGCAGGGCCAGGTCCCCCAGGCCGAGCGCATCATCCGCGAGGAGATCGTCGAGTTCCAGCAGTGGCTCGACGACGTCGACCTGCGCCCGACGGTGGCCGAGTTCCGTTCCTATCTCGAGGAACTGAAGGACAAGCAGGTGGGCTTCGTGCGCAAGAAGCAGAGCGACGAGGTGGCCGCGGCCGTCGACGCCAGCCTGCAGCAGTTCATCAAGAAGGTGCTCGGGCGCTCCATGGCGACCCTGAAGGCGGCCGACTCGCGCGAGGAGCGCGAGCGCGACCTGAAGACGCTGCGGCGGATCTTCGGGGAGAACGACGACTGA